The Collibacillus ludicampi region GGAAAATCGAGGGGCAGATCCGCGGCGTGCAAAAAATGATTGAGGACGACCGCTATTGCGTTGATATATTGACACAAATCGCGGCTATCAAGGCAGCCACAAACAAGATCGGCCTCACATTGCTTGAGTACCATACCCGCGGTTGCGTAAAAAAAGCGATACGAGAACAAGCGGACGAAGGTGAACATTATATTCAGGAATTGATGGAGGTCATGAGGATTTTTACTAGATAATTTGAGACCCTGTCATTTGAAAGGGGGTGAAGGAAATGACCAAAACAGTGACTTTACAAGTCAATGGGATGTCCTGCAACCATTGTGTCAACGCCATTGAGAGCGCTTTGAAAGAAATCGGCGGAGTGGATTCCGTTCGTGTGGATCTCGATGCTGGACGAGTAACTGTCACGTATGATGAAACGATTGTTGACTTGAACAACCTGAAAGATGCGATTGAAGAAGAGGGATATGATGTAGTTTCGTAAGGACCCGCGGAGCTGGAATGATTCTAGCTCCCGTTTTCCTCTTATCAGGTAAAAGTTGCCCGCAGGAGGGATGATCATAGATGACAACACAAACGGCAGAGCAGCAAGGAAGGAAAGTTGAATCTCCAGAGGAACGAGTCACGCTTGGCATTACCGGAATGACCTGTGCGGCTTGTGCCACGAGGATCGAAAAAAAACTGTCCAAAATGAAAGGGGTTAAACAAGCAGGAGTCAATCTTGCATCCGAAAAAGCGATCGTTGTATTTGATCCCCAGCAGGTGTCTGTCGATCAACTGATCGAGCAAGTACAGAAGACGGGATATGGTATTCGTAACGAAAAGGTTATTTTTGCAATCCATGGAATGACTTGTGCAGCTTGCGTGAATCGCGTCGAAAGAAGCCTTAAGAAAGTAGATGGGGTCGTACAAGCCGTTGTCAATCTGGCCAACGAGAAAGCAACCGTTGAATATATCCCTGGCATAACAGATGTCGATCAGTTGATTCGAGCCGTGCGAAAAGCCGGCTACGATGCAAGGGTGGCGCAGGAGCCGGATACTGAAGCGGAAAACGAGGCACAGCAAAAAGCATATCGTGAATGGAAGAGGCTGTTCCTGGTGAGTGTACTTTTATCCGCTCCGTTTCTTTTACAAATGCTATCTGATTTTATGCTTTCGTATACGCCTGGGGTGGCTTTTCATTTTATGATCCCCCCTTATCTACAGCTTGTTTTCGCTTCTGTCGTTCAATTTTATGCAGGATGGCGTTTTTACAAAGGCGCCTTTCACGCATTGCGCGGCGGGAGTGCGAATATGGATGTGCTCGTATCCATGGGAACATCGGCGGCTTATCTTTACAGTTTCGTCTCCGTTCTTATGGGAAATTGGACGCATCTGTATTTCGAAAGCTCCGCGGTCGTAATCACCTTGATTCTCCTCGGTAAACTGTTGGAAGCAAGAGCCAAGGGACAGACATCCCATGCGATCAAAACACTTATGGGATTACAAGCAAAAACCGCTCGCGTGATTCGTGAGGGTCAGGAAGTGGATATACCCATAGAGGATGTGCAAGTTGGGGATATCATTTTTGTGCGTGCAGGGGAAAAAATACCGGTTGATGGTATCGTTCTAGAAGGCAGCAGTACGGTCGATGAGTCGATGTTAACCGGCGAAAGCATGCCTGTGGCGAAGCATGTAGGAGACACAGTGATCGGAGCGACGATCAATAAGCACGGTTCCTTCAAGTTTCGCGCCACGAAAGTGGGAAAAGATACAGTACTGGCTCAGATCATTAAACGGGTAGAAGAGGCACAAGGATCAAAGGCACCGATTCAACGATTGGCAGATGTGATTTCAGGTGTTTTTGTCCCAATTGTGATCGGTATCGCCTGCTTGACATTTGCGATCACTTATGTTGTGAGCGGATTCACTCCCGCGCTTATTCATGCGGTTGCCGTCTTGGTCATCGCTTGTCCTTGTGCGTTAGGACTGGCGACTCCAACAGCCGTAATGGTCGGTACCGGAAAAGGAGCGGAAAACGGAATATTGATTAAAAGTGCTGAACACCTCGAAAACGCGTATCGTATCACGACGGTGGTTTTGGACAAAACAGGTACGATCACAAAAGGTGAACCGGAAGTTACAGATATTGTTCCGCTTGGGAACTATACTTTGACAGACCTGCTGCGAGTAGCGGCTACAGCGGAGAAGGGCTCGGAACACCCCGTCGGTGTCGCGATTGTAAACAAGGCCAGGGAAAAAGGGCTTTCGTTGAAGAATGTCTCCCGTTTTCAAGCGATCCCCGGACATGGGATTGAGGCGGAGATCGAAGGGAAACAGCTGTTGATCGGCAATATGAAATTGATGCAGGCATATCATGTCGAGTCAAAGCCTGCGATCAAGCAAATGGAACAGTTGGAAGCCCAAGGAAAGACGGTCGTTTTGATCACCGTCGACAAGCATCTGGAAGGGATCATCGCCGTTGCCGATACGGTCAAGGAAACGTCCGCCGAGGCCGTTCGTCGCTTACGGAATTTAAATATCGAAGTGATTATGCTCACGGGCGACAACCGGCGTACGGCAAAAGCGATCGGAGAGAAAGTGGGAGTGAAACGTGTCCTTGCGGAAGTCCTTCCCGAAGAAAAAGCAGCACAAGTGGAAAAATTGAAGCGGGAAGGGAAAGTCGTGGCGATGGTTGGAGACGGAATTAACGATGCCCCTGCTCTCGTAGCGGCGGATATCGGCATTGCGATCGGTACCGGAACGGACGTTGCAATGGAAGCGGCCGA contains the following coding sequences:
- the copZ gene encoding copper chaperone CopZ, with the translated sequence MTKTVTLQVNGMSCNHCVNAIESALKEIGGVDSVRVDLDAGRVTVTYDETIVDLNNLKDAIEEEGYDVVS
- a CDS encoding heavy metal translocating P-type ATPase → MTTQTAEQQGRKVESPEERVTLGITGMTCAACATRIEKKLSKMKGVKQAGVNLASEKAIVVFDPQQVSVDQLIEQVQKTGYGIRNEKVIFAIHGMTCAACVNRVERSLKKVDGVVQAVVNLANEKATVEYIPGITDVDQLIRAVRKAGYDARVAQEPDTEAENEAQQKAYREWKRLFLVSVLLSAPFLLQMLSDFMLSYTPGVAFHFMIPPYLQLVFASVVQFYAGWRFYKGAFHALRGGSANMDVLVSMGTSAAYLYSFVSVLMGNWTHLYFESSAVVITLILLGKLLEARAKGQTSHAIKTLMGLQAKTARVIREGQEVDIPIEDVQVGDIIFVRAGEKIPVDGIVLEGSSTVDESMLTGESMPVAKHVGDTVIGATINKHGSFKFRATKVGKDTVLAQIIKRVEEAQGSKAPIQRLADVISGVFVPIVIGIACLTFAITYVVSGFTPALIHAVAVLVIACPCALGLATPTAVMVGTGKGAENGILIKSAEHLENAYRITTVVLDKTGTITKGEPEVTDIVPLGNYTLTDLLRVAATAEKGSEHPVGVAIVNKAREKGLSLKNVSRFQAIPGHGIEAEIEGKQLLIGNMKLMQAYHVESKPAIKQMEQLEAQGKTVVLITVDKHLEGIIAVADTVKETSAEAVRRLRNLNIEVIMLTGDNRRTAKAIGEKVGVKRVLAEVLPEEKAAQVEKLKREGKVVAMVGDGINDAPALVAADIGIAIGTGTDVAMEAADITLMRGDLLGVVDSILLSKATMRKIRQNLFWAFAYNVVLIPIAAIGLLNPILAGAAMAFSSVSVVSNTLLLRGWKPARG
- a CDS encoding metal-sensitive transcriptional regulator, with the protein product MLLKNLRKIEGQIRGVQKMIEDDRYCVDILTQIAAIKAATNKIGLTLLEYHTRGCVKKAIREQADEGEHYIQELMEVMRIFTR